The Cryptomeria japonica chromosome 6, Sugi_1.0, whole genome shotgun sequence genomic interval TATTAGTCTTTTAAGTGTAAAGAGTTGCAGAGATACCGCATACaggtcaatttttaattttcaaatttgtttgaatatagATTTGATTATGAAATCAAGCTTCTAGTGCTGTAAAGATAAGGAGTTGCAGAAGGTACCACACATAGGTTAATTCTTAATTTAAAGATAAAGAGTTGCAGAAGGTACCACACATAGGTTATTTCTTAATTTAGAATTTGATAGATTCGCATACAAATTCAGTTATGCAACTAAACTATTAGTGctttaaatgtaaaatgttgcagaAAGTACCACATGCAAATcaattttaattttagattttgTTAGAGATTTGAATACAAATAAACTTGTGCAACTAAACTACTAGAGCTTAAAATGAAAACAAGGAGTGACCCCTAAAACTTTGGTAATTACCAAAACAAAGTGGCATAGTCTCATTTATATGAATGACAGTGCAATGAAGGACGTACTGAAGATGCTCCTGCAGCCGATGTTACTGCTTCTAATCCAGCACCAAGTGGGAAGAAAGCATCAGAGTCTGGTATgatatattattttcttttcagAGAAGCCAGCAAGATGTATTCACAAACAATTTGTGTTGGATGTGACCATTGTTGTCTTTTTTCTCATCTTGCTACAGGGCCAACACATGTATTAGTTGTTCGTGGACTAGATGAGAATGCTAATGAAGAAATGTTGCATTATGAGTTTTCAAAACATGCTGCTATTAAGGTAAGTACGACCAATATGATTAAGTGCTATCTAATTACCTGATATGGATATATGCCTCTGGTATTGATATAAAATACTTACACATTAATAAACCATTGTGCACAGGACCTTCGTCTTGTTCGTGATAAGTTTACCCATGTTTCAAGAGGCTTTGCATTTGTACACTTTCATTCGGTAATTATATCCTcctttcatttttgttttaaatGTTTTCAAGCCTGTTTTTTTCCTCTGCTTTTTTATAGCTTTTTTGCTGCTTGTTCTGATATAGAGATTAATGGTTCAGGTGGAAGATGCAACAAAAGCTTTGGAGGCAACTAATGGAACAAATCTAGAAAAGAATGGCCAAGTCTTAAGAGTTGCTTATGCAAAGAGTATTCATGGTCCAGGTTCCTCAGCAGGTGCTGCTACTTCTCAGGCCAGCAGCCTTGCAGCTGCTGCAATTGAAGCAGCAACATTTGCACAACAGGTttgttattgcatttttttttgcttttttaaaaaactttttccaTGTCTGCGGTTAAATGTCTCATATATCTGTCCAAGACTAGGAGAGTTTGTATCGGCATATCTAATGACATCTACAACTGGTGAGATGAATGAACAAACATATCTTAAAAATGcaaataaaaagttcaaaagaaatAATTGACAAATTAGAAACATTGAAAGTTAAAACATtgaacaataaaattaaaatattaaaatcagaaattaaatatgaaaatcaggaatttaatatttaataaaatcagCAATATTTTACCTCACAATGGATTACCAATCATCATCAAGGAGTTTGAATTAGGCTATCTACTCCATTCTGAGTTCACCATCATCAATTGTAGAGGCTCATGCACCTCATGcattctctctaagaaaatgaagTAACTGACTTATCTTGTCTCAGTAGGTTTGAGGAACTCCTCCTTTGAAAACATCTTGAAGGGAGTGAggtgtggtggttgcaaatgaGCATTTGAATACCTCTAGCTTTTGCCACCATTTGCTTCATCCAATCTATTTTACTTATGTGTTTCAATGCATGAATACAACATGTGCTTGAAAGCACTCTTCACCATCATATCAGCCaatttgcattcatttgattccTCAACTTCCACTATGGTCTGTCTCAAAATGTTAGATTGGAAGTCTACATCCTTATGCTCACTTGAACAATCCACTTTCTAAGAAAATAAGAGCTAGTTGGGCATGTGATTATGATATCAATGGGTGGCCGATGTCTAATATTGgtccacccatccatcacaataTGAATAGAACAATCCTTCTTGATCCAAGTTTGCCTCATCCTTTATTAGCAAATTAATCTTAGAATATTATTTGTTTGATATAAGAGGAACAGGCCACATGAAATGGGATGGCATGGGCATAAAAGAATTTGGCAATGGAAGACTAAGTTGCATCCCATGCCTGCACATTGAACATACTTGCAACCTAAGTcgccaggttcgaattcgaattcgaagttcgacagctttgaaattcgaatgaagttcgatgaggaaaaaattcgaaatgtataaaattcgaattaaattcgccatatgtaatttttttaaatttttaataaatatatgcaatatatctataatattatattaaattcttcctaattgaaattaaaattgaaaaatcaattaaTTGAGCAAttaattttcaatattattttccagaaataaaaattatttataacacgtcatctttatacattactaaattaaattaaaattattagaaataaaaatatattatgaatttataacacatcatctttatacattactaAATTAAAAATACATCTATCATAATTTTAATACATTATCTTCGGGGTGGGGGGCTCACCACAACTAAAGTATATCGAGCCTTTAATCATTatctttatatattaataaatatgttTAACGAATATGGAGCAATATTTCATCAAATCGATGGTTTTCACCCATTCCTCCCGCCACTGAAGAGTAATCTCCTTTCCACGATTCGTTGATCCAGCGGACGTGGCGGACTGCAACTCTCGGCAACTCCCGTGGGCGCCAAGCGAACTGCAACTCCCGTGGGCGCCAAGCGGACTGGGCGACTCCCACGGGCAATGGCAACTCCTGTGAGCGTGGCGGACTGGTAGCAGTTGCTAGCGTGGGCAATGGCGACTCCCGTGGGTGTGACTGCAACTACCGTGGCGCCCTATTTATTAAAACCGCGACGAAACCCTAAAACGCAAGCGAAAAAAACTTTTTTCGGCAACCCTAAACTTTaattcgaatttaatcgaattttttagggtttttgcagaATGTTTCAAGTtcggcgaatttcgaacttcaaggttgaaattcggccgaacctggtgacttagcttGCAACTGTTCTTGGCATCTCTCCACCACCATTGGTCAACAGAAGACTAAGTTGCATCACATGCCTATTCAATAAACATACTTTCAAGTGCCCTTGGCATCTCACCACCATTAatattcctctttcctcttgtggcACTATCACTGTTATCACTACCAACCGTGGATGGTGTAGGCATAGAAGATTGTCCACTTGTAGAAGAATCTGCTAGCATTGTGACACTTTTAGACCACATTTCTGCTTCCATGTTTAATATATGAGCCTCTACCTTCTCATCCTCCATTATGTGTGGACAAACTTTAACTCCATGGTATATAACACCCAAGAATGAGACTGCACCCCCGAGTAGCTCCCTCTAAAATCTCTCTTGCAATTGTGACACAACCACACCCTATTCCCCCTTGAATTTTACTTTTGATATCTAGGGCTGTCACAAGTTGGAGAAGagtatttttttgttgttgaaaggtCCCCCTACATAAGGGCACTCAAATGGATTTGTTGGCTGTTTACCTCCACCCTCAACACATCCACACTCTGATGAGGTTGAAACTCTTGAATTTATTTGAGTTTTTTCCACTTCATTGTCACTAGACTCACTACTATCATTCTCATTGCACATCATGTTGGTTCTGTGAGATTTAATGAAAATTTaaactgaaaaatgaaaaaaagggcTTTTCTACTTTAAGcttttaaaaaaattggaaaaataaaacaaaaggatAAAATGATTTACTTCCTTCAAGAATTTGTTGTTCCACTACCAAATATGCCTCTGATTCAATCTCTCTTACAACTCCTTTAAATCCTGCTAAAAATCTTGCAACCTTtttttttgacaaacataaaatgACATCAAATGCATTCAAATGAGGCTGTTTTTTCCATTTAGGGTGTGACTTGGGGTGGGGATGCCCACcaaaaatgaataaattaatttttttattgcaattttttataTGCATTGAAAACAGTGGGGATGACTGGCTGCCCCCTTTACATTTGATCCCCATCCCCACATTTTTGAGACATTTCCAGGGGTTTGTGGTTTTTCCAGGCCACCCCACGCATCACCCTGTCCCTGGAATGTTCTGGAAATGGGAATGTGTCAAAAAAGGCCCAGGGTGCATAAGGCTACCTTGTGATGAATCTTTTTGATTCAATAAATCTTTAGAATCTCAGATCATGTCATTCCATGAAATTGGCTATCTGATATGCACATGAGTCCTTTATTTTCTTATTTAAAAGTATTTTGGAGTTGGAACCACATTTTGTAGGATTACATATTATTGAGTGTAGTCTTACTCTTTCTTCTGGTGACTATTTAAGCTTTTTGGCATTCTGAATATTGATCATATAATTTATCATCATGATCCTGAAGGTACCATGGTTGTCTCGATATGGTGACAGATGAAATATTGTTTATCATCAAGTTGTAGTAGCTTTACCCATCCTTTGTGTGATTGCTACTGATTGTGATATTTTGATTTCTCTATGCAGTATGATGCTGTTGGATGGGCGCCTAAGGAGTACAACCCTGATGCCAAACAACAGAATGGAGGAAATGGGACTGAAACAAGGGTTGAAGGAAGTTCTGATGCTGGGAATTCAGCTCCTGGATCTTCTGGGGCAGGTGCAGCTCCCCAGTCTGGTTTTGTCTGGGATGAAGCATCTGGCTACTATTATGATGCAGCTTCTGGTTTTTATTATGATGGTCATAGTGGTGTGTATTTGTTTTCTTTCCTTATTAGTTTTCTGCACTAAAATAATTGGGTGCCTCTAACTAGTTTTATTTATCATGggcatcatttaaatttttatggATAACATGCAGGGCTTTATTATGATGGTAATAATGGTACCTGGTATTCCTATGACCAAGATACACACCAGTATATCCCCTATGTAGATCAGAGTGCTGATGCTAATAAGCCAAAGGCTGCAGAAGGAGCAACTCGGAAGGCAGTCATTTCAGCTCCTGCTGCAACCATTACTGCCAATATTGAAGTGCCAGATAAAAAACCGTCTTTGCCAGATGCTGTTCAGGCTGCTGCAGCTGCTGCACAGGCTGCAacaaaaaaagagaaggaaaaattgaaggaAATTAGGTTAGCATCAAAAGGCAGCATACTTGCTAGTAAGAAGAAGATCAGCAATGTATTGTCTATGTGGAAACAACGTAATCATGAAGGTCAGGCTGCTCGTATTGTTCTAGATGACAGTCCTTCAGCAACATCATCTGTTTCTAACGATGAGAAACATAATAATGGAAATATATCTGGTAAGAGTGTAAGCACTACAAAGTTCAGGGCTGATGTGGCAAATGGCAAGGAAAGTCTAAATCCAGTATCAACTTCTTCTGGTCTTTCGGGTCTGGGTGTAGGAAATCCATTTGGTAGTAGTAATCTTGCTCAATCTGATAGTACTGTAAAGCCAAAGCCTGTGCCTGTTAGTAATAGTGCTGGAGGAACAATAAGGGGTGTGATTAGGGAATCAGGAAGAGCCGTGATGAAAGCACCCGACTCAAGCTTTTCAGCATCTATTGGTACAGCACTTTCGGGGACTTCACTTGCTGGGCTTACTGGAGTTGCTGAGACAAGTGCAGTTTTAACTCCATTTAAGACAGATGCGTCAGCGTTAGGTTCATATGGCCCAGCATCTGGAACAAAGCGCAGATTTTCAGAAACACCTCAATCTGGTTATAGAGACAGAGCAGCTGAAAGACGCAGTCTCTATGGGTCATCAGCAGCTACGGACAGTCTATTAGATCTCGAGTTTGCAGAAAAAAGTAAGCTTGAAATTTGTTATTTAATATTTCAATATTTAACACCCTTTGTCCATGCATCGCTAGCAGCTACAAGTACTATTAGAATTTAGAACTAAGTGCAGACAATGTAAATTTTATTGTTTGTTGTCCTTTACATTGATATAATACTGACATTTTTTTAGTGGGGTGGTTCCGTTGTCAATATTATAAAGCCACTATGATAATGTTTTTATTTCTAAGAAATGCTTTCTTCCTCCAGGTCTGGGAAGCAGAGGAAGAGGTTCTGATATGCCATTTCCACCAGGTGTTGGTGGGATAAAGTCTATTGGCATAGGCTTGCCAGGAGGTGAAACTCAAAGTTATGAGATTATTACTACTGATAAAGCTATTGATGGTAGCAACGTTGGGAATCGCATGCTGCGAAACATGGGCTGGCAAGAAGGCTCGGTACTATTATTAATGCTTACCGATTACTCtaatttgaaaattctaatttcttttttctaattttctttgaatcaatttgTATTCATCTTTCCATCTCCTTTGAAAAGTAGTTTttaatagcaaacaacattttttaagagtgacgtgcaTCCCGAAATGCGTAACTTTATTTTTACAAATTATAAAAACTCAAATCCTTTCGAATttaggtttgtaacatcaatacctagggcatgtatTTGGTTGATGaaccaaaatattattaatataaatgtGATGTATGATGATGAAATTCATatcatgtgtgacaatacaagcacaattaatatttcaaagactCGAAGAATGCATataaggactaaacacatttctatctggtatcatttcttaagagaaaatgtTACAGAGAAGGAAGCTAGGTTAGAATGTGTGCCTACAAAGGATCAGCTTATAGACATATTTACCAAGGAAATGGTGAATTACTTATTAATGCTTTTTATTTTCATATAGAAATGTATGTAGTGCTTTAAAAATTACAATCAGATTGTTTCATTTCTCAATGCCATTTATGATATTACATCAATGAATCAGGGACTTGGGAAGGATGGAACTGGCATTGTGGAGCCTGTACAAGCACAAGCTACAGAAGATAGGGCTGGTCTTGGCAGTCAGATACAACGAAAGGTTGATCCTCGATTTGAGACTCATGCTGGAGACAGTTACAGAGTTGCTATACAGAAGAAAGCTCTTGCCAGATTCCATGAAATGGATTAGTTTCAAATATTTGAAGGTTTTCCCCTTTTGAGCATCAGGTTTGTTGCTATCATGGATTGCGTGTAATTCTGTGGCCAAGTAGATTTGTCTCTGCATTATTGAAGATAATTGCACTGGTCTCTTCTATTGGCCATTCTGCCAATAATTTGTACAAGCTAAATAGATGATATTTTTAACATTCAGGTTCTTATTCATCAGTTCTTGACTGTTGATGATAAAAGCTGAGCATGGACACTGACATGTAACTATGATTTATAAAATCAAGAATTTAAGATTCATTCAATTCTAATATCCTGTAATTATCCACATGCTCTGGTAGGAGATGCTTGATTGGGCTCAAAGTTCTTGATATTGATAAATTACACATTTTGTATTCCTTAACTAACTGTTGGATGGCCCAGATTGCTctagaattttttgaattttgctCATTAATACAATTGCAGATATCAAGTAACCAATCTGTTCTGCAAGGGGCATTGCACGGGCAATCTGAATCTCAGAATTTGTAATCGCAACATGAATCCATGGCCTAGAAAGAGAATGCATATATTTCCTTCCATGGTAAAGTTTCCTCTGAAACGGCAATTGAATTTTGTTTGTCAATGCAGTGGAGATTGTAATTTTCCACTCTGGTGGTACAGTTTATTCCACAGGGCAATGCGTATGTAATTTGAATTCTAAAATTTGTATACCATAATACGAATGTATGTTCTAGAAAGagctatatatatttttaattctgTTGGATTGGAATTATAAAACACAATGGATTTGTTCAGAATTTTGTCATATATCTAGTAGTGTAGCTATTAAATTTTTTTCATGTGTTATTTTTTGGAGTGTTGAAATAGGATTTTGAAGTGCAACACATCCATCGATTACTTTACAAAAGAATATGTAACACAAATCATCTCAATGTAGTGTACCTAataaaaatttcagtgttttaAGTTTTGGCTGTTTGAAATAGGATTTTGAAGTGCATTGAGCACAATTTCTAAATAATAGGCAACAAACATTTCAATGTCCTGGGAAACACATCCATCAATTACTTCACAAAAAGAACATGCAACAGAAATCATTTCAATAGTAGTGGTCTGAAAAAGCATCAGTGTTCCTTACTGTTTATCGATTTCCACCTCTCCGAAGGTATGGAATTGATACTGTTTTACAACTGCGGCATGCTGTTTTGAGCATTGTGGGTGGGTTATAAGGTAGAGAAAGTGGGGAAGCCGATTGGATTTGCTTACTGTTATATGTTAAAAACACTGGTTGTTAAAGAATAGAGTTATTTCACTATATGTCAATGATATGTGACATCAAATTTGAGTAAGTTAAGCTGGATGTAGTTTCAACTGGAGGTGGAAGTTACTTCACATTATCATCCAAGTATATTCAGCTGGGGAAGTGGATGGGCTTTCATATCATCATCCAAGAACGCTGTCCAATGTCTTTTCAAGCAAACACAGCATAGGAAGAGTTGAATTATGTATCGAGGGGTTCTAGCCTCATGATTCATTATTTAATCAAGTGGTCCCAAATGTAAATGTTAAAAATGACATTTTAACTTGGGTTTTTTAAACTGTAAATGTTTTGGCTTCTTTCTGACACTCATAGTTTATGTTCAACGGGTGAATTGCTTCTTTGGTTCTCACTTGTCATATCATTGATCACTCTTTTCATTGTCTGTTAGCATTTCTAGTCATAGCCTCTGCTGGAATATGCCCACCTTGCATTCTTCTCTGGAACAAGGTGATAAAGTCAATTGAGAGGGATATTTATCAATTGTATGCTTTGGGATCTGAACTGGATCATGATGAATATTGAACTGAATTGATGTTAGTGAGACCAAATCTCATATTTTTGTGAGTAACTATTCATCCaagaaatgtttttgatatttaaaGCAGCAAAAACAAGGGTGCTGTCCCTTAATACCACAGCCCTTAGGCAGTGAGAAAAGCTAACCATGGGAGCAACCCCCCAACCAACTAGGTCAGACAGGCAAATAGGAAGGCCTGttagaccaaaaaacaaacccggcccaactcaaggaggggtaaAGACACCCAAGCCTTGACAGGGAGGGGTTTGAGCATGGGGGGAGGGCTTTCCCTTCCGTTTGCGGTGAACCACAGTCCAGGCGATAATCATTAGGACCATCAAGAGAGATCAATTGGGAGTGACTCCACAGGGTTGTAATCAATGGCAGTAACAGAGTGTTGTTAAAGAATTGTAACTGGTTGCTGTGAAACAGCGACAAGCTATTGCAGAGGAACAACATCAGAAGCAAAAACGATAGAAGTAGCGGAATCAGGGGCAGGTTCGGTAGGAGTCGAATAAAGCTGCAAATCAGGAGCAATAAGAGTTGAATCCTCATGGATAGTAACAGTAACATCAACAACAGCATTATCAATGGGGTTGTTAGTCGATTTAGTAGTATAGACAGTCAGGTGATCCAAAGTGGCATCCTTCCTCGACGCAGGAAGTAGCAATTTGATGCTAAGTGACTTGTGGCAAAGCATTTTTGGCAGCGAAAGGGGAGCCCCCAAGTCTAGTGGTTGAGTCGAAGGCCTCTCCTCGACCATCGACCATAAGGACCACATATCTAGGGAGGGGCAAGGAGATGTCAATATCCACCAAGATGCGAGCAAAGGTGGAGTGACCCATGGAAGACGTGACATCGTCAACCATCAAGAATCGGCCAATAGAGTTGCTGATGGCCTCGTAGCAAGAGtgttcccaaaaatgaagaggaagattcaGAAGGCGAGCCCAAACCAGACGCACATTGAGTGGTTCAATACGGAGATTGAAAGAAGTTGTCCAAGGTTTAATAGAGAGGGAGTGAACTCCCCAAGTCCACATCTTGCCCAAAATTAGGTCACGATTagatgaagaagtaaaggaagcaatgaaaaagcctttggCACAAGGAAAGAGCTCAATATTATGAGCAACTAGAGGTTTCCATGAGTCACTCACCCAACAATGAAGGTCTGGTAAAGAAGGCCAAAACCCAGAGAATCTGCACACCAGAGCATAGtgttggtagaacccaatgttgtccatAACGTCCTATGCACAGGGAAGAGGACAAAACCCTTGGAAGGCTAAAAGTAGATTTGGCCACACAATCAAAGCTATGCTTCCCAGCAAAGGAAGGTATGGGTAGAGCATTAGTACCCACAACAGGGTCACCATTAGTATCACCAAGTTGAGGAGAAGACCCATTAACCTGAGCATCCCCAACAACGACAACCCAAGGAAGGGCATCAATCGGAGCAAAGACACCCAAGAAGCCACATGGGAACCAGTTGAGGAATGATCCTCACCCAGCGCAGAG includes:
- the LOC131079394 gene encoding SUPPRESSOR OF ABI3-5 isoform X2; protein product: MLQPLREESREREYEFPRHVDYDSDHDRGRRESSWRKRDRERDRKAPSRDRVQTPEKKQRDRSRSYSHDDRPRSRSPRSRSHARSHKEGSQEDTRNETKNEKRRDRDEKRHQERTPVAPSATLVVKGLSQKTTEDDLYKALAEWGPLRHVRVIKERNSGISRGFAFIDFPSIEAARTMLEGVGDDGLVVDGRRLFFEYSSKPTGGLGAPQTGNENAAKGSTTQGSTKGAGAAADWMCTVCGCVNFARRMSCFQCNEGRTEDAPAADVTASNPAPSGKKASESGPTHVLVVRGLDENANEEMLHYEFSKHAAIKDLRLVRDKFTHVSRGFAFVHFHSVEDATKALEATNGTNLEKNGQVLRVAYAKSIHGPGSSAGAATSQASSLAAAAIEAATFAQQYDAVGWAPKEYNPDAKQQNGGNGTETRVEGSSDAGNSAPGSSGAGAAPQSGFVWDEASGYYYDAASGFYYDGHSGLYYDGNNGTWYSYDQDTHQYIPYVDQSADANKPKAAEGATRKAVISAPAATITANIEVPDKKPSLPDAVQAAAAAAQAATKKEKEKLKEIRLASKGSILASKKKISNVLSMWKQRNHEGQAARIVLDDSPSATSSVSNDEKHNNGNISGKSVSTTKFRADVANGKESLNPVSTSSGLSGLGVGNPFGSSNLAQSDSTVKPKPVPVSNSAGGTIRGVIRESGRAVMKAPDSSFSASIGTALSGTSLAGLTGVAETSAVLTPFKTDASALGSYGPASGTKRRFSETPQSGYRDRAAERRSLYGSSAATDSLLDLEFAEKSLGSRGRGSDMPFPPGVGGIKSIGIGLPGGETQSYEIITTDKAIDGSNVGNRMLRNMGWQEGSGLGKDGTGIVEPVQAQATEDRAGLGSQIQRKVDPRFETHAGDSYRVAIQKKALARFHEMD
- the LOC131079394 gene encoding SUPPRESSOR OF ABI3-5 isoform X1, translated to MDPGRYPLQQGWDTNSALEGYSGVREPEFRVGGSYGGRRYLDEGFSREPIYPRGAFRRELLERDYPLAPPPVLGTWPQPRRRSLEDEIALIREVRRHEKVSYLDNFRDIDNYRDVDKYHDVDSFHDIDKFRGVDNYHDLDNFRDYGFERAARYGGRDREAFDADEYDYRHRMLQPLREESREREYEFPRHVDYDSDHDRGRRESSWRKRDRERDRKAPSRDRVQTPEKKQRDRSRSYSHDDRPRSRSPRSRSHARSHKEGSQEDTRNETKNEKRRDRDEKRHQERTPVAPSATLVVKGLSQKTTEDDLYKALAEWGPLRHVRVIKERNSGISRGFAFIDFPSIEAARTMLEGVGDDGLVVDGRRLFFEYSSKPTGGLGAPQTGNENAAKGSTTQGSTKGAGAAADWMCTVCGCVNFARRMSCFQCNEGRTEDAPAADVTASNPAPSGKKASESGPTHVLVVRGLDENANEEMLHYEFSKHAAIKDLRLVRDKFTHVSRGFAFVHFHSVEDATKALEATNGTNLEKNGQVLRVAYAKSIHGPGSSAGAATSQASSLAAAAIEAATFAQQYDAVGWAPKEYNPDAKQQNGGNGTETRVEGSSDAGNSAPGSSGAGAAPQSGFVWDEASGYYYDAASGFYYDGHSGLYYDGNNGTWYSYDQDTHQYIPYVDQSADANKPKAAEGATRKAVISAPAATITANIEVPDKKPSLPDAVQAAAAAAQAATKKEKEKLKEIRLASKGSILASKKKISNVLSMWKQRNHEGQAARIVLDDSPSATSSVSNDEKHNNGNISGKSVSTTKFRADVANGKESLNPVSTSSGLSGLGVGNPFGSSNLAQSDSTVKPKPVPVSNSAGGTIRGVIRESGRAVMKAPDSSFSASIGTALSGTSLAGLTGVAETSAVLTPFKTDASALGSYGPASGTKRRFSETPQSGYRDRAAERRSLYGSSAATDSLLDLEFAEKSLGSRGRGSDMPFPPGVGGIKSIGIGLPGGETQSYEIITTDKAIDGSNVGNRMLRNMGWQEGSGLGKDGTGIVEPVQAQATEDRAGLGSQIQRKVDPRFETHAGDSYRVAIQKKALARFHEMD